The Streptomyces cynarae genome contains a region encoding:
- a CDS encoding acyl-CoA dehydrogenase, translating to MGHYKSNLRDIEFNLFEVLGRDKLYGTGPFAEMDTETAKSILEELTRLSENELAESFADADRNPPVFDPETNTAPVPASFKKSYEAFMDSEYWRLGLPEEIGGTTAPPSLIWAYAELILGSNPAIWMYSSGPAFARILFEEGTEAQKEIAKIAVEKRWGSTMVLTEPDAGSDVGAGRTKAIQQEDGSWHIEGVKRFITSGEHDMEENILHYVLARPEGAGPGTKGLSLFLVPKYLFDWETGELGERNGVYATNVEHKMGLKASNTCEMTFGDKHPAKGWLIGDKHDGIRQMFRIIEFARMMVGTKAISTLSTGYLNALEYAKERVQGPDLANFMDKTAPKVTITHHPDVRRSLMTQKAYAEGMRALVMYTASVQDAIAVKEANGEDASTEHALNDLLLPIVKGYGSEKGYEQLAQSLQTFGGSGFLQEYPIEQYIRDAKIDTLYEGTTAIQGQDFFFRKIVRNQGAALNSLAEEIKKFLAVGEGGEELAGARDHLAKAAVELEAVVGLMLTDLAATEQDVKNIYKVGLNTTRLLMASGDVVVGYLLLKGAAVAAEKLPNASTKDKAFYQGKIAAAKFFAANVLPGVTLARKIAEGVDLDLMELDEAAF from the coding sequence ATGGGGCACTACAAGTCGAATCTCCGCGACATCGAGTTCAACCTCTTCGAGGTGCTCGGGCGCGACAAGCTGTACGGCACCGGCCCGTTCGCGGAGATGGACACCGAGACCGCCAAGAGCATCCTCGAGGAGCTCACCCGCCTTTCGGAGAACGAGCTGGCGGAGTCCTTCGCGGACGCCGACCGCAACCCGCCCGTCTTCGACCCGGAGACCAACACCGCCCCGGTGCCGGCGTCCTTCAAGAAGAGCTACGAAGCCTTCATGGACTCCGAGTACTGGCGCCTCGGCCTGCCCGAGGAGATCGGCGGCACCACCGCCCCGCCGTCCCTGATCTGGGCCTACGCGGAGCTGATCCTCGGCTCGAACCCGGCGATCTGGATGTACTCGTCCGGCCCGGCGTTCGCGCGCATCCTCTTCGAGGAGGGCACCGAGGCCCAGAAGGAGATCGCGAAGATAGCCGTCGAGAAGCGCTGGGGCTCCACGATGGTGCTCACCGAGCCGGACGCCGGCTCGGACGTGGGCGCCGGGCGCACCAAGGCGATCCAGCAGGAGGACGGCTCCTGGCACATCGAAGGCGTGAAGCGCTTCATCACCTCCGGTGAGCACGACATGGAGGAGAACATCCTCCACTACGTCCTCGCCCGTCCCGAGGGCGCCGGCCCCGGCACCAAGGGTCTGTCCCTCTTCCTCGTGCCGAAGTACCTGTTCGACTGGGAGACCGGCGAGCTGGGCGAGCGCAACGGCGTGTACGCCACGAACGTCGAGCACAAGATGGGCCTGAAGGCCTCCAACACCTGCGAGATGACGTTCGGCGACAAGCACCCCGCCAAGGGCTGGCTGATCGGCGACAAGCACGACGGCATCCGCCAGATGTTCCGCATCATCGAGTTCGCCCGCATGATGGTCGGCACGAAGGCGATCTCCACGCTGTCCACCGGCTACCTGAACGCGCTGGAGTACGCCAAGGAGCGCGTCCAGGGTCCGGACCTGGCGAACTTCATGGACAAGACCGCGCCCAAGGTCACCATCACCCACCACCCGGACGTGCGCCGTTCGCTGATGACGCAGAAGGCGTACGCGGAGGGCATGCGGGCGCTGGTGATGTACACCGCCTCCGTCCAGGACGCGATCGCGGTCAAGGAGGCGAACGGCGAGGACGCGTCGACGGAGCACGCGCTGAACGACCTGCTCCTGCCGATCGTCAAGGGCTACGGCTCCGAGAAGGGCTACGAGCAGCTCGCCCAGTCGCTGCAGACCTTCGGCGGCTCCGGCTTCCTGCAGGAGTACCCGATCGAGCAGTACATCCGCGACGCCAAGATCGACACCCTGTACGAGGGCACCACCGCGATCCAGGGCCAGGACTTCTTCTTCCGGAAGATCGTCCGCAACCAGGGCGCCGCGCTGAACTCCCTCGCCGAGGAGATCAAGAAGTTCCTGGCCGTGGGCGAGGGCGGCGAGGAGCTGGCCGGGGCCCGCGACCACCTCGCCAAGGCGGCCGTGGAGCTCGAGGCCGTCGTCGGCCTGATGCTGACCGACCTCGCGGCCACCGAGCAGGACGTCAAGAACATCTACAAGGTGGGCCTGAACACCACCCGCCTGCTGATGGCCTCCGGTGACGTCGTCGTCGGCTACCTGCTGCTGAAGGGCGCCGCGGTCGCCGCCGAGAAGCTGCCGAACGCGTCGACCAAGGACAAGGCGTTCTACCAGGGCAAGATCGCGGCGGCGAAGTTCTTCGCGGCCAACGTCCTGCCGGGCGTGACCCTGGCCCGCAAGATCGCCGAGGGCGTGGACCTGGACCTCATGGAGCTGGACGAGGCCGCGTTCTAG
- a CDS encoding SseB family protein, with protein sequence MYGYQNAGAQQGYASEQMPGQQMPGGQMPGGYGQQPPLYPEPSPPSLADAVRAFTTGSMSAEDFQQIFATSKVYCPRGDNPGFLALHNTQQPVIPMFTSLKELRRYAGKESKYFVITGAEVIDLLPTGYGFVLDMEGEHRMVFDAKAVEQMVEFAMRRMYG encoded by the coding sequence ATGTACGGCTACCAGAACGCGGGCGCTCAGCAGGGTTACGCCTCGGAGCAGATGCCCGGGCAGCAGATGCCGGGTGGGCAGATGCCCGGCGGCTACGGCCAGCAGCCGCCGCTGTACCCCGAGCCGTCGCCGCCGTCGCTCGCGGACGCCGTCCGCGCCTTCACCACCGGGTCGATGTCCGCGGAGGACTTCCAGCAGATCTTCGCCACGTCCAAGGTGTACTGCCCGCGCGGCGACAACCCCGGCTTCCTGGCGCTGCACAACACCCAGCAGCCGGTGATCCCGATGTTCACCTCGCTCAAGGAACTGCGGCGGTACGCCGGCAAGGAGTCGAAGTACTTCGTGATCACCGGGGCGGAGGTGATCGACCTGCTGCCGACCGGCTACGGCTTCGTCCTGGACATGGAGGGCGAGCACCGGATGGTGTTCGACGCGAAGGCCGTCGAGCAGATGGTCGAGTTCGCCATGCGCCGGATGTATGGCTAG